A portion of the Cryptomeria japonica chromosome 5, Sugi_1.0, whole genome shotgun sequence genome contains these proteins:
- the LOC131053087 gene encoding uncharacterized protein LOC131053087 isoform X1, protein MEEEKGGGASRTQCRLWWPKHILVADGPAQVMLLLGWAIPGFRNSIDIVVATSVSLEEADSHLTNNHLQAIIASTQTQMPMNLQECANVSIVGHCIFDPVCKNLQNNSKRTDNKIVIPNKSKEGLKTNTNSSITYIGCDQNGLWNNGNLLLKQYYQCRIRTSIWIELFCQTVSLPIKELRWIPELCNLHREGSLCSSDIHVLMYEPPRYGSHHFSYMSWSSLCEASNNCNGAKPSMRPNWMVELEQQLEPSNLDVVVLAMNSATAMQNMAQELLNSPRASCKQLYLISIMMVILRKMTAASMALIAVFFYASLQLISKILSKRAFSILNTNLLKLFRHISKNLHIRSRQLMHWPVFLLESGCRFQPNVAVAHRTALLKHSFWSAIAIDIFIGNVAGMLLLVHCEAIADWVLCFACGITDNILRSGCVWLMGVPAGFKLNTELSQTLGMVSLNIIQVWSALWFFVRPLLKPCIKVFAVCGIFLGFTIQAALFIDVILLATFHISMLHWLLALVYSHQIQALSALSRLFRGRKRNPLRARIDSFVYSVEQHVVGSLVFTPLLLLVPTTSVFYVFFTILNTVVSLACIGLQFLISGLHAFPYAEIAIWLVHPKRFPSGVWFKQIWTGSSQLSDAMSRYPAVEAVGQERKLRDTDEIVKKSAFQLSNAEMPNGQFSFGFLPGDSEIVVSSLGINSASLGEIISPHLHKTFKGLSLSSGASCVYRVFSGGRIPSSLEIGMPALMPWVSISFKEFWWITYEAVLACL, encoded by the exons ATGGAAGAGGAGAAAGGGGGAGGAGCTAGCAGAACGCAGTGCAGGCTATGGTGGCCAAAACATATATTGGTGGCAGATGGTCCCGCCCAGGTCATGCTCTTGTTGGGGTGGGCAATCCCTGGATTCCGCAACTCCATTGATATTGTGGTGGCAACATCCGTGTCATTGGAAGAAGCCGATTCACATCTCACCAATAACCATCTGCAG GCCATCATTGCTTCCACACAAACCCAAATGCCTATGAACTTGCAGGAGTGTGCAAATGTATCTATAGttggtcattgtatttttgatcCAGTCTGCAAGAATTTACAAAACAACTCAAAGAGAACTGATAATAAAATAGTAATACCTAATAAGAGTAAAGAGGGGTTAAAGACAAACACAAATTCCTCCATCACTTACATTGGATGTGATCAGAATGGTCTGTGGAATAATGGAAACCTGTTGCTGAAGCAGTATTACCAGTGCAGAATTCGAACTAGCATATGGATTGAATTGTTCTGTCAGACTGTGAGCTTGCCAATTAAGGAACTTAGATGGATTCCAGAATTGTGTAACTTACACAGGGAGGGATCACTTTGTTCCTCTGATATACACGTAT TAATGTATGAGCCACCGAGATATGGTAGTCATCATTTTTCTTATATGTCTTGGAGTTCCTTGTGTGAAGCATCAAACAATTGTAATGGTGCAAAACCTTCCATGAGGCCTAATTGGATGGTTGAGCTTGAACAGCAGCTGGAGCCTTCTAACCTT GATGTGGTTGTACTGGCAATGAATAGTGCTACTGCCATGCAGAATATGGCGCAGGAGTTGTTAAATTCTCCACGTGCATCTTGTAAGCAGCTTTATTTGATTTCCAT AATGATGGTCATCCTGCGCAAAATGACAGCTGCAAGTATGGCATTAATTGCTGTATTTTTCTATGCTAGTTTGCAGCTGATTTCCAAGATTTTAAGTAAAAGAGCATTCTCCATTCTGAATACAAACTTGCTTAAATTATTCAGACATATATCAAAAAATTTACACATCCGTAGCCGGCAGTTGATGCATTGGCCTGTCTTTCTCTTAGAAAGTGGTTGCAG GTTTCAACCGAATGTAGCTGTTGCTCATAGAACTGCATTGTTGAAGCATTCTTTTTGGTCAGCTATTGCCATTGACATTTTCATAGGAAACGTTGCAGGGATGTTATTGCTTGTTCATTGTGAAGCTATAGCTGATTGGGTCCTATGTTTTGCCTGTGGCATTACAGATAACATTTTACGTTCTGGTTGTGTTTGGTTGATGGGTGTTCCAGCAGGGTTTAAGCTAAACACTGAACTCTCCCAAACTCTGGGTATGGTTTCACTGAATATTATTCAAGTGTGGTCTGCATTGTGGTTCTTTGTTAGGCCACTTTTGAAGCCCTGTATTAAAGTGTTTGCTGTCTGTGGAATCTTTCTTGGCTTCACAATACAAGCTGCTTTATTTATAGATGTTATTTTGCTTGCAACATTCCACATATCCATGCTACATTGGTTATTGGCACTTGTATATTCGCATCAAATTCAAGCATTGTCTGCTCTATCTCGACTTTTCAG GGGTCGGAAAAGGAATCCTCTTCGTGCTAGAATTGACAGTTTTGTTTATAGTGTGGAGCAGCATGTTGTTGGATCCCTTGTTTTTACGCCTCTTCTGCTTTTGGTTCCAACAACTTCAGTATTCTATGTTTTCTTCACCATCCTCAACACAGTGGTCAGTTTAGCATGTATTGGTCTCCAGTTTTTGATATCAGGCCTCCATGCTTTTCCTTATGCTGAAATAGCCATCTGGCTGGTGCATCCAAAGAGATTTCCATCTGGAGTATGGTTTAAACAAATATGGACAGGAAGCAGCCAATTATCAGATGCTATGTCAAGATACCCTGCAGTAGAGGCAGTTGGTCAAGAAAGAAAACTAAGGGATACTGATGAAATTGTTAAGAAATCAGCTTTTCAATTGTCTAATGCAGAAATGCCAAATGGACAGTTTTCCTTTGGTTTCCTCCCCGGTGATTCAGAGATCGTTGTCTCTTCTTTAGGCATCAATTCTGCAAGTTTAG GTGAAATCATTTCTCCACACCTCCATAAAACATTCAAGGGGCTTTCACTATCATCTGGAGCTTCATGTGTTTATAGAGTCTTCAGTGGGGGAAG AATTCCATCCTCTCTGGAAATCGGAATGCCTGCGCTTATGCCCTGGGTGTCAATCAGCTTCAAGGAGTTTTGGTGGATAACATATGAAGCAGTGCTTGCTTGTCTATAA
- the LOC131053087 gene encoding uncharacterized protein LOC131053087 isoform X2, protein MEEEKGGGASRTQCRLWWPKHILVADGPAQVMLLLGWAIPGFRNSIDIVVATSVSLEEADSHLTNNHLQAIIASTQTQMPMNLQECANVSIVGHCIFDPVCKNLQNNSKRTDNKIVIPNKSKEGLKTNTNSSITYIGCDQNGLWNNGNLLLKQYYQCRIRTSIWIELFCQTVSLPIKELRWIPELCNLHREGSLCSSDIHTVMYEPPRYGSHHFSYMSWSSLCEASNNCNGAKPSMRPNWMVELEQQLEPSNLDVVVLAMNSATAMQNMAQELLNSPRASCKQLYLISIMMVILRKMTAASMALIAVFFYASLQLISKILSKRAFSILNTNLLKLFRHISKNLHIRSRQLMHWPVFLLESGCRFQPNVAVAHRTALLKHSFWSAIAIDIFIGNVAGMLLLVHCEAIADWVLCFACGITDNILRSGCVWLMGVPAGFKLNTELSQTLGMVSLNIIQVWSALWFFVRPLLKPCIKVFAVCGIFLGFTIQAALFIDVILLATFHISMLHWLLALVYSHQIQALSALSRLFRGRKRNPLRARIDSFVYSVEQHVVGSLVFTPLLLLVPTTSVFYVFFTILNTVVSLACIGLQFLISGLHAFPYAEIAIWLVHPKRFPSGVWFKQIWTGSSQLSDAMSRYPAVEAVGQERKLRDTDEIVKKSAFQLSNAEMPNGQFSFGFLPGDSEIVVSSLGINSASLGEIISPHLHKTFKGLSLSSGASCVYRVFSGGRIPSSLEIGMPALMPWVSISFKEFWWITYEAVLACL, encoded by the exons ATGGAAGAGGAGAAAGGGGGAGGAGCTAGCAGAACGCAGTGCAGGCTATGGTGGCCAAAACATATATTGGTGGCAGATGGTCCCGCCCAGGTCATGCTCTTGTTGGGGTGGGCAATCCCTGGATTCCGCAACTCCATTGATATTGTGGTGGCAACATCCGTGTCATTGGAAGAAGCCGATTCACATCTCACCAATAACCATCTGCAG GCCATCATTGCTTCCACACAAACCCAAATGCCTATGAACTTGCAGGAGTGTGCAAATGTATCTATAGttggtcattgtatttttgatcCAGTCTGCAAGAATTTACAAAACAACTCAAAGAGAACTGATAATAAAATAGTAATACCTAATAAGAGTAAAGAGGGGTTAAAGACAAACACAAATTCCTCCATCACTTACATTGGATGTGATCAGAATGGTCTGTGGAATAATGGAAACCTGTTGCTGAAGCAGTATTACCAGTGCAGAATTCGAACTAGCATATGGATTGAATTGTTCTGTCAGACTGTGAGCTTGCCAATTAAGGAACTTAGATGGATTCCAGAATTGTGTAACTTACACAGGGAGGGATCACTTTGTTCCTCTGATATACAC ACAGTAATGTATGAGCCACCGAGATATGGTAGTCATCATTTTTCTTATATGTCTTGGAGTTCCTTGTGTGAAGCATCAAACAATTGTAATGGTGCAAAACCTTCCATGAGGCCTAATTGGATGGTTGAGCTTGAACAGCAGCTGGAGCCTTCTAACCTT GATGTGGTTGTACTGGCAATGAATAGTGCTACTGCCATGCAGAATATGGCGCAGGAGTTGTTAAATTCTCCACGTGCATCTTGTAAGCAGCTTTATTTGATTTCCAT AATGATGGTCATCCTGCGCAAAATGACAGCTGCAAGTATGGCATTAATTGCTGTATTTTTCTATGCTAGTTTGCAGCTGATTTCCAAGATTTTAAGTAAAAGAGCATTCTCCATTCTGAATACAAACTTGCTTAAATTATTCAGACATATATCAAAAAATTTACACATCCGTAGCCGGCAGTTGATGCATTGGCCTGTCTTTCTCTTAGAAAGTGGTTGCAG GTTTCAACCGAATGTAGCTGTTGCTCATAGAACTGCATTGTTGAAGCATTCTTTTTGGTCAGCTATTGCCATTGACATTTTCATAGGAAACGTTGCAGGGATGTTATTGCTTGTTCATTGTGAAGCTATAGCTGATTGGGTCCTATGTTTTGCCTGTGGCATTACAGATAACATTTTACGTTCTGGTTGTGTTTGGTTGATGGGTGTTCCAGCAGGGTTTAAGCTAAACACTGAACTCTCCCAAACTCTGGGTATGGTTTCACTGAATATTATTCAAGTGTGGTCTGCATTGTGGTTCTTTGTTAGGCCACTTTTGAAGCCCTGTATTAAAGTGTTTGCTGTCTGTGGAATCTTTCTTGGCTTCACAATACAAGCTGCTTTATTTATAGATGTTATTTTGCTTGCAACATTCCACATATCCATGCTACATTGGTTATTGGCACTTGTATATTCGCATCAAATTCAAGCATTGTCTGCTCTATCTCGACTTTTCAG GGGTCGGAAAAGGAATCCTCTTCGTGCTAGAATTGACAGTTTTGTTTATAGTGTGGAGCAGCATGTTGTTGGATCCCTTGTTTTTACGCCTCTTCTGCTTTTGGTTCCAACAACTTCAGTATTCTATGTTTTCTTCACCATCCTCAACACAGTGGTCAGTTTAGCATGTATTGGTCTCCAGTTTTTGATATCAGGCCTCCATGCTTTTCCTTATGCTGAAATAGCCATCTGGCTGGTGCATCCAAAGAGATTTCCATCTGGAGTATGGTTTAAACAAATATGGACAGGAAGCAGCCAATTATCAGATGCTATGTCAAGATACCCTGCAGTAGAGGCAGTTGGTCAAGAAAGAAAACTAAGGGATACTGATGAAATTGTTAAGAAATCAGCTTTTCAATTGTCTAATGCAGAAATGCCAAATGGACAGTTTTCCTTTGGTTTCCTCCCCGGTGATTCAGAGATCGTTGTCTCTTCTTTAGGCATCAATTCTGCAAGTTTAG GTGAAATCATTTCTCCACACCTCCATAAAACATTCAAGGGGCTTTCACTATCATCTGGAGCTTCATGTGTTTATAGAGTCTTCAGTGGGGGAAG AATTCCATCCTCTCTGGAAATCGGAATGCCTGCGCTTATGCCCTGGGTGTCAATCAGCTTCAAGGAGTTTTGGTGGATAACATATGAAGCAGTGCTTGCTTGTCTATAA
- the LOC131053087 gene encoding uncharacterized protein LOC131053087 isoform X3, producing the protein MEEEKGGGASRTQCRLWWPKHILVADGPAQVMLLLGWAIPGFRNSIDIVVATSVSLEEADSHLTNNHLQTVMYEPPRYGSHHFSYMSWSSLCEASNNCNGAKPSMRPNWMVELEQQLEPSNLDVVVLAMNSATAMQNMAQELLNSPRASCKQLYLISIMMVILRKMTAASMALIAVFFYASLQLISKILSKRAFSILNTNLLKLFRHISKNLHIRSRQLMHWPVFLLESGCRFQPNVAVAHRTALLKHSFWSAIAIDIFIGNVAGMLLLVHCEAIADWVLCFACGITDNILRSGCVWLMGVPAGFKLNTELSQTLGMVSLNIIQVWSALWFFVRPLLKPCIKVFAVCGIFLGFTIQAALFIDVILLATFHISMLHWLLALVYSHQIQALSALSRLFRGRKRNPLRARIDSFVYSVEQHVVGSLVFTPLLLLVPTTSVFYVFFTILNTVVSLACIGLQFLISGLHAFPYAEIAIWLVHPKRFPSGVWFKQIWTGSSQLSDAMSRYPAVEAVGQERKLRDTDEIVKKSAFQLSNAEMPNGQFSFGFLPGDSEIVVSSLGINSASLGEIISPHLHKTFKGLSLSSGASCVYRVFSGGRIPSSLEIGMPALMPWVSISFKEFWWITYEAVLACL; encoded by the exons ATGGAAGAGGAGAAAGGGGGAGGAGCTAGCAGAACGCAGTGCAGGCTATGGTGGCCAAAACATATATTGGTGGCAGATGGTCCCGCCCAGGTCATGCTCTTGTTGGGGTGGGCAATCCCTGGATTCCGCAACTCCATTGATATTGTGGTGGCAACATCCGTGTCATTGGAAGAAGCCGATTCACATCTCACCAATAACCATCTGCAG ACAGTAATGTATGAGCCACCGAGATATGGTAGTCATCATTTTTCTTATATGTCTTGGAGTTCCTTGTGTGAAGCATCAAACAATTGTAATGGTGCAAAACCTTCCATGAGGCCTAATTGGATGGTTGAGCTTGAACAGCAGCTGGAGCCTTCTAACCTT GATGTGGTTGTACTGGCAATGAATAGTGCTACTGCCATGCAGAATATGGCGCAGGAGTTGTTAAATTCTCCACGTGCATCTTGTAAGCAGCTTTATTTGATTTCCAT AATGATGGTCATCCTGCGCAAAATGACAGCTGCAAGTATGGCATTAATTGCTGTATTTTTCTATGCTAGTTTGCAGCTGATTTCCAAGATTTTAAGTAAAAGAGCATTCTCCATTCTGAATACAAACTTGCTTAAATTATTCAGACATATATCAAAAAATTTACACATCCGTAGCCGGCAGTTGATGCATTGGCCTGTCTTTCTCTTAGAAAGTGGTTGCAG GTTTCAACCGAATGTAGCTGTTGCTCATAGAACTGCATTGTTGAAGCATTCTTTTTGGTCAGCTATTGCCATTGACATTTTCATAGGAAACGTTGCAGGGATGTTATTGCTTGTTCATTGTGAAGCTATAGCTGATTGGGTCCTATGTTTTGCCTGTGGCATTACAGATAACATTTTACGTTCTGGTTGTGTTTGGTTGATGGGTGTTCCAGCAGGGTTTAAGCTAAACACTGAACTCTCCCAAACTCTGGGTATGGTTTCACTGAATATTATTCAAGTGTGGTCTGCATTGTGGTTCTTTGTTAGGCCACTTTTGAAGCCCTGTATTAAAGTGTTTGCTGTCTGTGGAATCTTTCTTGGCTTCACAATACAAGCTGCTTTATTTATAGATGTTATTTTGCTTGCAACATTCCACATATCCATGCTACATTGGTTATTGGCACTTGTATATTCGCATCAAATTCAAGCATTGTCTGCTCTATCTCGACTTTTCAG GGGTCGGAAAAGGAATCCTCTTCGTGCTAGAATTGACAGTTTTGTTTATAGTGTGGAGCAGCATGTTGTTGGATCCCTTGTTTTTACGCCTCTTCTGCTTTTGGTTCCAACAACTTCAGTATTCTATGTTTTCTTCACCATCCTCAACACAGTGGTCAGTTTAGCATGTATTGGTCTCCAGTTTTTGATATCAGGCCTCCATGCTTTTCCTTATGCTGAAATAGCCATCTGGCTGGTGCATCCAAAGAGATTTCCATCTGGAGTATGGTTTAAACAAATATGGACAGGAAGCAGCCAATTATCAGATGCTATGTCAAGATACCCTGCAGTAGAGGCAGTTGGTCAAGAAAGAAAACTAAGGGATACTGATGAAATTGTTAAGAAATCAGCTTTTCAATTGTCTAATGCAGAAATGCCAAATGGACAGTTTTCCTTTGGTTTCCTCCCCGGTGATTCAGAGATCGTTGTCTCTTCTTTAGGCATCAATTCTGCAAGTTTAG GTGAAATCATTTCTCCACACCTCCATAAAACATTCAAGGGGCTTTCACTATCATCTGGAGCTTCATGTGTTTATAGAGTCTTCAGTGGGGGAAG AATTCCATCCTCTCTGGAAATCGGAATGCCTGCGCTTATGCCCTGGGTGTCAATCAGCTTCAAGGAGTTTTGGTGGATAACATATGAAGCAGTGCTTGCTTGTCTATAA